From Hyphomicrobiales bacterium 4NK60-0047b, one genomic window encodes:
- a CDS encoding imelysin family protein: MTKTLFQKASTGVAVALFSSFVGSGAAGAAEPKVKDIVTTYSNIAQATFDDSLKTAETLKTKIDAFIKAPSAETLKAARESWIASRVPYQQSEAYRFGNAIVDEWEGKVNAWPLDEGLIDYVSKDYGTESDENDLYVANVVSAKSIKIGGKTVDTSKISKELISETLHEAGDVEANVATGYHAIEFLLWGQDLNGTKKGAGNRPHTDFDVNNCTNGNCDRRIAYLTAATNLLIDDLKWMVAQWGEKGAARTGLLAKSDNEALSTIFTGLGSLSYGELAGERMKLGLILHDPEEEHDCFSDNTHNSHYYDALGIQNVYHGTYKRVDGSVVKGASVSDLVKARDAKADAELTAKLAATITAMKAMVKRAETVEAYDQMIGEGNKEGNAVVQASIDGLTNQTKAIQRAVAALNLKSIEFEGSDSLDNPSKVSAE, from the coding sequence ATGACAAAGACACTGTTTCAAAAAGCTTCAACAGGAGTTGCTGTTGCACTCTTTTCAAGCTTTGTTGGTTCTGGTGCTGCGGGTGCGGCTGAGCCAAAAGTTAAAGACATCGTCACGACTTATTCGAATATTGCTCAGGCAACATTTGATGATTCTTTAAAAACAGCTGAAACCTTAAAAACTAAGATTGACGCTTTCATCAAAGCTCCTAGTGCTGAAACACTAAAAGCTGCTCGTGAGAGTTGGATTGCTTCACGTGTTCCTTATCAACAATCTGAAGCATACCGTTTTGGGAATGCGATTGTTGATGAGTGGGAAGGCAAAGTGAATGCCTGGCCACTTGACGAAGGCTTGATTGATTATGTTTCAAAAGATTATGGAACAGAATCAGATGAGAATGATCTTTATGTTGCGAATGTTGTTTCAGCTAAATCTATCAAAATTGGTGGCAAGACAGTTGATACATCTAAAATCAGCAAAGAACTTATCTCAGAAACGTTACATGAAGCTGGCGATGTTGAAGCTAATGTGGCAACAGGTTATCACGCTATTGAATTTTTGCTTTGGGGACAAGACTTAAACGGCACTAAGAAAGGTGCTGGCAATCGTCCTCATACTGATTTCGATGTGAACAATTGTACAAATGGAAATTGTGACCGCCGTATTGCTTACTTAACTGCTGCAACAAACCTTTTGATTGATGATCTAAAATGGATGGTTGCTCAATGGGGTGAGAAAGGTGCTGCTCGTACTGGCCTTCTAGCAAAGAGTGACAATGAAGCTCTTTCAACCATTTTCACGGGTCTTGGTTCACTTTCATATGGTGAGCTTGCTGGCGAGCGCATGAAACTGGGTTTGATTTTGCACGATCCTGAAGAAGAGCATGATTGTTTTTCAGATAACACTCATAACTCTCACTACTATGATGCTTTAGGCATTCAAAATGTTTACCACGGCACTTACAAGCGTGTTGATGGCTCAGTTGTTAAAGGGGCAAGTGTTTCTGATTTGGTGAAAGCACGTGATGCAAAAGCTGATGCAGAATTAACAGCTAAGCTTGCTGCAACGATCACAGCTATGAAAGCTATGGTGAAGCGTGCAGAAACTGTTGAAGCCTATGACCAAATGATTGGCGAAGGGAATAAAGAAGGCAACGCTGTTGTTCAAGCAAGTATCGATGGTTTAACAAACCAAACAAAAGCTATTCAACGAGCTGTTGCTGCTTTGAACTTGAAATCTATTGAATTTGAAGGATCAGACAGTCTTGATAATCCTTCAAAAGTTTCAGCCGAATAA
- a CDS encoding imelysin family protein — protein MLVLSFKIFRSFLFVFFIIPLFIPFTISAATETKTPIQKSVSELTSDEVLETLAYNSYKQHILPRYEVLFLNSKKLHSKMNKFCSQPSAENFDVVKKSFTSTVLSFAAIEHIHFGPIVKNYRLEKLAYWPDHKGRGLRAVRRLLKAKDRQALSPQKFSEKSIAVQGLTALEFVLFGQGSGNGKTQDFKNLFSPDEQGRFRCDYGIRLTANIQQLSAEVYNGWKEQNATIKELLNPSATNEHYRNRKEVILEFYQSVTVEMKKIHDLKIQPLFGRKGKTMKPKRAAFWRSGLSLQVIKTNIEAMDHFVRKSGFKLLLDKSPVDLQFHVRKMFQKIYASFDGFEKKSFRIFNVLADESAKNQLRDIAKTVSHLNVGFARYFALAADLPLGFNASDGD, from the coding sequence GTGCTTGTTTTAAGTTTCAAAATTTTTCGCTCTTTTTTATTTGTTTTTTTTATCATCCCTCTATTTATACCTTTCACTATAAGCGCAGCGACAGAGACCAAAACACCTATTCAAAAATCTGTTAGTGAACTTACTAGTGATGAGGTTTTGGAGACGTTAGCTTATAACTCATATAAGCAACATATCTTACCTCGCTATGAAGTGCTCTTTTTGAACAGCAAAAAGCTACATTCTAAAATGAATAAATTTTGTTCTCAGCCAAGCGCGGAAAATTTTGATGTAGTTAAAAAGAGTTTTACTAGCACTGTTCTTTCATTTGCAGCGATAGAGCATATTCACTTTGGACCGATTGTTAAAAATTATAGGTTAGAGAAGCTTGCTTATTGGCCAGACCATAAAGGGCGTGGATTGAGAGCTGTTCGGCGTTTACTAAAGGCTAAGGACAGACAAGCTCTCTCTCCTCAAAAATTTTCTGAAAAGTCAATTGCCGTGCAAGGGTTAACTGCTCTTGAGTTCGTTCTCTTTGGCCAAGGCAGTGGCAATGGTAAAACACAAGATTTTAAAAATCTTTTTTCTCCTGACGAACAGGGTCGTTTTCGTTGTGATTATGGCATTAGATTAACAGCTAATATTCAGCAACTTTCTGCAGAGGTTTATAATGGTTGGAAAGAGCAGAATGCTACTATCAAAGAATTATTAAATCCGTCAGCCACCAATGAACATTATCGTAACCGCAAGGAAGTCATTCTAGAATTTTATCAATCTGTTACCGTTGAGATGAAAAAAATTCATGATTTGAAAATTCAACCACTGTTTGGGCGCAAGGGAAAAACCATGAAACCAAAACGTGCTGCTTTTTGGCGTTCGGGACTTTCCTTGCAAGTTATCAAAACTAATATTGAAGCTATGGATCATTTTGTTCGAAAAAGTGGCTTTAAACTGCTTTTAGATAAGTCACCTGTCGACTTACAATTTCACGTTCGTAAAATGTTTCAAAAGATTTATGCTTCTTTCGACGGTTTTGAGAAAAAGTCATTTAGAATTTTTAATGTATTAGCTGATGAAAGCGCGAAAAACCAACTCCGAGATATTGCTAAAACCGTATCTCATTTGAATGTTGGTTTTGCCCGTTATTTTGCACTCGCAGCTGATTTGCCTTTAGGATTTAATGCATCAGATGGCGATTAA
- a CDS encoding di-heme oxidoredictase family protein, with the protein MGFMTFIKKLNVSIMVALVSFAGATIFICSNFLLNDKELLTQNAIAAVQPKSYITPALFEAGEHLPGGKATSRKSYKNKNAFSHSSGNMSFEKELLFKVGNGLFRKLWVSSPSSTKSSDGLGPLFNARSCQRCHLKDGRGHTPEANWPEDTQVSLFLRLSIPPQTAEQKKLISSGRALVIPEPTYGGQFQDLSIQGHQGEGHMNIRYEYFNVSLDDGTTVQLRRPHYSATDLKYGPMQKDVLISPRITPPMIGLGLLDAIPSEDILNFADPDDRDGDGISGKANMVWSDLKQKIMLGRFGWKAGSPSVKEQSAGAFSGDIGLSTSLHINAAGDCTSNQAFCLKAPHGADKKFGVEITDEMLDLVTFYASNLAVPKRRNPQKMSVLKGKSLFHSIGCASCHRPSFKTGPLAKNKHLSQQLIWPYTDMLLHNMGEGLADHRPEGKADGFEWRTPPLWGVGLTKTVNGHENLLHDGRARSVEEAILWHGGEALKARDAYSKLSKAERMWLVEFVRSL; encoded by the coding sequence ATGGGTTTTATGACCTTTATTAAAAAACTTAATGTTTCGATAATGGTGGCTCTCGTAAGTTTTGCGGGAGCCACTATTTTTATCTGCTCTAACTTTTTGCTTAACGATAAAGAGTTACTTACTCAAAATGCAATTGCTGCAGTTCAACCAAAGTCTTATATTACTCCGGCTCTATTTGAGGCAGGTGAGCACTTACCGGGTGGAAAAGCCACGTCTCGAAAGAGTTATAAAAATAAAAATGCTTTTTCTCACTCCTCAGGAAATATGAGTTTTGAAAAAGAACTTCTCTTTAAGGTCGGTAATGGTCTTTTTAGGAAGTTATGGGTTTCCTCTCCTTCGTCGACAAAATCATCTGATGGTTTGGGGCCTTTGTTTAATGCACGTTCATGCCAACGCTGCCATTTAAAGGATGGCCGCGGTCACACGCCAGAAGCCAACTGGCCTGAAGACACACAAGTCTCACTATTTTTACGCCTTTCAATTCCACCGCAAACAGCTGAACAAAAAAAGTTGATTTCCAGTGGTCGCGCCCTCGTTATTCCCGAACCAACATATGGTGGACAATTCCAAGATCTCTCTATTCAGGGGCATCAAGGTGAGGGACATATGAACATTCGCTATGAGTATTTTAATGTGTCCCTAGACGATGGCACGACCGTTCAACTAAGACGGCCACACTATTCAGCAACTGACCTCAAATATGGTCCGATGCAAAAGGATGTTTTGATATCTCCTCGCATTACACCTCCGATGATTGGTCTTGGTTTACTGGATGCTATTCCTTCAGAGGATATTTTAAATTTCGCAGATCCTGATGACCGGGATGGTGATGGAATTTCTGGTAAGGCCAATATGGTTTGGTCTGACTTAAAGCAAAAAATCATGCTTGGTCGATTTGGCTGGAAAGCTGGCTCTCCTTCCGTCAAAGAACAATCTGCAGGCGCATTTTCAGGCGATATTGGCTTATCAACTTCATTGCATATAAATGCAGCTGGTGATTGTACGTCTAATCAAGCTTTCTGTCTGAAGGCCCCGCATGGAGCTGATAAAAAATTTGGAGTTGAAATCACTGATGAGATGCTTGATTTAGTAACCTTTTACGCCTCTAATTTAGCAGTACCGAAACGAAGAAATCCGCAAAAGATGAGCGTTTTAAAGGGCAAATCTTTGTTTCATTCTATTGGATGTGCTTCTTGCCATCGACCTTCGTTTAAAACTGGACCACTAGCTAAAAATAAACATCTCTCTCAGCAGCTGATTTGGCCTTATACGGATATGCTCTTGCATAATATGGGAGAGGGACTTGCTGACCACCGGCCTGAAGGTAAAGCTGATGGTTTTGAATGGCGAACACCGCCCTTATGGGGAGTTGGTCTCACCAAGACAGTTAATGGTCATGAAAACCTTCTTCATGATGGGCGTGCGCGCTCTGTTGAAGAAGCTATTCTTTGGCATGGTGGTGAAGCTTTAAAGGCACGTGATGCTTATTCCAAGCTTAGCAAAGCCGAACGTATGTGGCTGGTGGAATTTGTTCGATCGCTTTAA